One Lycium barbarum isolate Lr01 chromosome 5, ASM1917538v2, whole genome shotgun sequence genomic window carries:
- the LOC132640235 gene encoding cysteine proteinase inhibitor 1-like, with protein MALKFNCILAGVVIASLFLHISAALGGGKGGLPGGWSPITDTNDRLVVEIGKFAVDEHNKEAESKLLFKRVVKGETQVVAGTNYRLVIAAKDGSHSGKYLATVWDKPWENYRNLTSFKKL; from the coding sequence ATGGCCCTCAAATTCAACTGTATCCTCGCCGGAGTGGTGATCGCTTCTTTATTCCTCCACATCTCCGCCGCGTTAGGCGGCGGAAAAGGCGGTTTACCAGGCGGTTGGAGTCCTATAACCGATACAAATGACCGTCTAGTAGTGGAGATAGGAAAATTTGCAGTGGATGAGCACAACAAAGAGGCAGAATCAAAGCTCCTGTTTAAAAGAGTGGTGAAAGGAGAAACACAAGTCGTTGCAGGCACAAATTACCGTTTAGTCATCGCCGCTAAAGACGGCAGTCATAGCGGTAAGTACTTGGCGACAGTTTGGGATAAGCCATGGGAAAATTATCGGAATCTTACTTCCTTCAAAAAATTATAA
- the LOC132642138 gene encoding uncharacterized protein LOC132642138 produces the protein MEIVFKRLLLMWKEAEDCGAASDQDHGRTVSHGKQSLTIDVRRGCPFLDTVNRQVLDFDFEKKCSVSSRTLNVYACLICGKYYQGKGKNSYAYRHSNEAGHNIYINLQTEKIYCLPDGYEVKDPSLDDIRLVLNPRFMLEQVKQLDKNRQWSRALDGSDYLPGTVGLNNIKEKTDFVNVAIQSLMRVTPLRNFFLIPENYQHTRSPLVHRFGELTRKIWHARNFKGQVNPHLFLEAVIESSEKRFLIDMQSDPAEFMSWLLKTLDADLRGSKKGNTIIQQCFQGEMEVVKEIHSRSIAERGENGDTDNIIMKTSRMPFLMLDLDLPPAPLFKDVMEENIIPQVPLFNILKKFDGETVTEVAHPHIARMRYRITKLPQHLILHMRRFTKNNFFEEKNPTLVNFPVKNLELKDYIPLPAPQQNRKLRSKYDLIANTVHDGRPGEGSYGVFVQRKSEDLWYQVQDLHVSETLPQMVALSEAYMQIYEQQR, from the exons ATGGAGATAGTTTTCAAAAGACTCCTACTGAT GTGGAAAGAGGCAGAAGATTGTGGAGCAGCTTCTGATCAAGATCATGGCAGAACCGTCAGCCATGGAAAGCAAAGTCTTACAATTGATGTAAGAAGGGGCTGCCCTTTTCTTGATACAGTTAATAGACAG GTTTTAGATTTTGACTTTGAGAAAAAATGCTCGGTCTCCAGCAGAACCTTGAATGTCTATGCATGTTTGATTTGTGGGAAGTACTATCAAGGAAAGGGTAAAAATTCCTATGCATATAGACACAGTAACGAAGCAGGGCACAACATATATATCAATCTGCAGACTGAGAAAATTTATTGCCTTcctgatggatatgaagtaaaaGACCCATCACTTGATGACATTCGCCTCGTTCTGAATCCAAG ATTTATGCTGGAGCAAGTTAAACAGCTTGACAAAAACAGGCAATGGTCCAGGGCACTTGATGGATCTGATTATCTTCCAGGAACG GTTGGGCTTAATAACATCAAGGAGAAGACTGATTTTGTTAATGTGGCAATTCAGTCTTTGATGAGAGTAACTCCTCTTAGAAACTTCTTTTTAATCCCCGAAAACTATCAGCATACGAGATCTCCTCTGGTTCATCGATTTGGAGAGCTCACACGAAAGATTTGGCATGCAAGAAATTTCAAGGGACAG GTGAATCCACATTTGTTCTTGGAGGCTGTTATAGAATCAAGTGAAAAACGATTTCTGATAGACATGCAGTCTGATCCCGCTGAATTTATGTCATGGCTTCTTAAAACCTTGGATGCTGATCTTCGAGGTTCAAAAAAAGGGAACACCATAATTCAGCAGTGCTTTCAG GGTGAGATGGAGGTTGTGAAAGAGATACACAGTAGATCTATTGCTGAGAGGGGAGAAAATGGGGACACAGACAATATTATTATGAAGACCAGCAGAATGCCTTTCTTAATGCTTGACCTTGATTTGCCACCTGCTCCTCTTTTTAAGGATGTTATGGAGGAAAACATTATCCCACAG GTTCCGCTGTTCAACATATTAAAGAAGTTTGACGGTGAGACTGTGACTGAAGTTGCGCACCCCCATATAGCTAGGATGAGATATCGCATCACAAAACTTCCACAACATCTAATTCTTCACATGCGTCGGTTTACCAAGAACAACTTCTTTGAGGAGAAgaaccccacccttg TTAACTTCCCTGTGAAGAATTTGGAGCTGAAGGATTATATTCCTCTCCCTGCACCCCAGCAGAACAGAAAACTGCGCTCGAAGTATGATCTGATTGCCAATACCGTTCATGATGGCAGGCCAGGAGAAGGATCATACGGAGTATTTGTGCAGCGAAAATCCGAAGACCTTTG GTATCAAGTGCAGGACCTACATGTTTCAGAAACTCTTCCTCAGATGGTTGCACTCTCTGAGGCTTATATGCAGATCTATGAACAACAACGGTGA
- the LOC132640237 gene encoding rho GDP-dissociation inhibitor 1-like — translation MESDKEGNKGGSATPIVESDSEVEHEPGEKNVSRQMSESSLYTTEDEEEDETNNKIELGPQCTLKEQFEKDKDDESLRRWKEQLLGSVDINSVGESLDPDVKILSLEIKSPGRPDIVLPIPEDGNPKSPWFTLKEGSKYSLKFSFQVSNNIVTGLKYTNTVWKTGIRVDSTKQMIGAFSPQSEPYTHEMPEETTPSGMFARGSYSARTKFLDDDNKCYLEINYTFDIKKEWLAT, via the exons ATGGAGTCTGATAAGGAGGGTAATAAAGGGGGAAGTGCAACACCAATTGTTGAATCTGATTCTGAGGTTGAACATGAACCAGGTGAGAAAAATGTTAGTAGACAAATGAGTGAGAGTTCTCTTTATACTACtgaggatgaggaagaagatGAAACTAATAACAAGATTGAGTTGGGTCCACAATGCACTCTCAAAGAACAATTTGAGAAAGATaag GATGATGAGAGTTTGAGAAGGTGGAAGGAGCAGCTTCTTGGAAGTGTGGATATCAATTCTGTTGGAG AATCCCTGGATCCAGACGTGAAGATCTTGAGCCTTGAAATCAAGTCCCCTGGTAGACCTGATATTGTTCTCCCAATCCCCGAGGATGGGAATCCAAAGAGCCCATGGTTTACTCTGAAAGAAGGGAGCAAATACAGCCTAAAATTCTCGTTTCAGGTCAGCAACAATATAGTGACAGGGCTCAAATACACGAATACAGTTTGGAAAACTGGTATCAGAG TGGACAGCACGAAACAAATGATTGGGGCCTTCAGTCCTCAGTCGGAGCCTTATACACATGAAATGCCGGAGGAGACTACCCCTTCTGGTATGTTTGCAAGAGGATCTTACTCAGCAAGAACAAAG TTCCTTGATGATGATAACAAATGCTATTTGGAGATCAACTACACATTTGATATCAAGAAAGAGTGGCTGGCAACATAA